A genomic stretch from Streptomyces venezuelae ATCC 10712 includes:
- a CDS encoding S1 family serine peptidase has protein sequence MRGSLTRALTGALGLIAAAAGQVATAVPVAADSVVVGGRQVQISDAPWVVALSSRDRFGGTRAGQFCGGVVVAPTKVLTAAHCLGREVLGGEPWEVRDFVVIAGRAALRGQGGQEVRISDTWVNPDYDPTTNSGDLAVLTLRSPLPQSYVIGVAPAGDAAYAPGTAADVYGWGDTTGNGTYASTLRTARVQVLPDSACERAYPGGFGVPYRSDTMLCAGDPQGGRDACQGDSGGPLVAKGLLVGLVSWGSGCGQAENPGVYTRVSAVLPTRF, from the coding sequence ATGCGTGGTTCCCTCACCCGAGCACTGACGGGCGCTCTGGGTCTGATCGCCGCAGCGGCCGGACAGGTCGCCACAGCCGTACCCGTGGCCGCCGACAGCGTCGTGGTGGGCGGCCGACAAGTCCAGATCTCCGACGCGCCCTGGGTCGTGGCGCTCTCCAGCCGTGACCGGTTCGGGGGTACGCGCGCGGGCCAGTTCTGCGGGGGTGTGGTCGTGGCGCCGACCAAGGTGCTGACGGCGGCCCACTGCCTGGGCCGCGAGGTGCTCGGCGGCGAACCGTGGGAGGTGCGCGACTTCGTGGTCATCGCGGGGCGGGCGGCCCTGCGCGGGCAGGGCGGGCAGGAGGTGCGGATCTCCGACACCTGGGTCAATCCCGACTACGACCCGACGACGAACTCGGGCGATCTCGCCGTGCTGACGCTGCGGAGCCCGCTGCCGCAGTCGTACGTGATCGGCGTCGCGCCCGCGGGAGACGCGGCGTACGCGCCGGGAACGGCGGCGGACGTCTACGGCTGGGGCGACACGACCGGGAACGGGACGTACGCCTCCACGCTGCGGACGGCGCGGGTGCAGGTGCTGCCGGACAGCGCCTGTGAGCGTGCCTACCCGGGCGGCTTCGGTGTGCCCTACCGGAGCGACACGATGCTGTGCGCGGGCGACCCGCAGGGCGGCAGGGACGCGTGTCAGGGGGACAGCGGGGGCCCGCTCGTGGCGAAGGGGCTGCTGGTCGGCCTGGTGTCCTGGGGCAGCGGGTGTGGGCAGGCCGAGAACCCGGGTGTGTACACCCGTGTCTCGGCGGTGCTGCCGACGCGCTTCTGA